GTGAAGTGCTCCATCATGCCACTGCGTAATATGCAGCACACATAGCTGGCCCTCCAACTGTGGATTGATATGTTGCATGTGTACAAGTTCCTGCACAGTCAAAAAgtagaaggaaaggaaagaaaaagaaaaaggctactcTAATCCTAGGTAGGTAAGATGcaggggagactctcccctttacaatggtCCTAACTGTAGAACCTTCAAAGTGGTTATCACTAGTCATATTGATATCCAATTTGAAGAGTAAGTTAGAACAttgaagataaaaatagttcaaggaggttgtttgatcctttttaatctttttctccTGAAGCTTGCCATCCCTATCTTGTCCAGCTTGATGTAGCCCTTGGTGGAAAATTCTCATAGGATTTCCTTCCATATGCCTATCCCAACATGTTTTAACAGTATCCAGGAAGGTATCAATATCAGCCACCTGCAGCATTTTTTCCCAAAGACTTCTTCTCAAGTAATCTTTACACTTGGCATAGACAAATGTAATAGTGTGAGAATTGGGGCTAGACACATGTTTAATATCACAAGTGACCTGTTGTTCATCCTGGTCTCTAATGTGACAGTCCACATCCTGATTCCAGAATAGCCAAATCTTGTTATTAGGATTATGACAGGCATTATTCATTCTAAGCTGATTTTTGTATTGGTTGATCTGTGATTGATGAGCAAATGGTTCAAGAATTGCCAACATAGAGAGACtatgataatccttgagtttttggagtctatccaaagcaccttgagtatcaatactccttgcattccagcatattgtattcatcatcaaggtttcatggatttggaccttgt
The sequence above is a segment of the Solanum dulcamara chromosome 11, daSolDulc1.2, whole genome shotgun sequence genome. Coding sequences within it:
- the LOC129872414 gene encoding uncharacterized protein LOC129872414; amino-acid sequence: MMNTICWNARSIDTQGALDRLQKLKDYHSLSMLAILEPFAHQSQINQYKNQLRMNNACHNPNNKIWLFWNQDVDCHIRDQDEQQVADIDTFLDTVKTCWDRHMEGNPMRIFHQGLHQAGQDRDGKLQEKKIKKDQTTSLNYFYLQCSNLLFKLDINMTSDNHFEGSTVRTIVKGRVSPASYLPRIRVAFFFFFPFLLLFDCAGTCTHATYQSTVGGPAMCAAYYAVA